From Salvelinus namaycush isolate Seneca chromosome 2, SaNama_1.0, whole genome shotgun sequence, one genomic window encodes:
- the si:ch211-196h16.12 gene encoding regulator of G-protein signaling 21 isoform X1 — translation MCVCSRAKGMRVKLSHLADKQEWTHHKHRVHEDRTLQGLESLLNGKIGQKAFLWFLQSEFSEENLQFWLACEEYRVTPPWQQGAKAQSMYCQYINPGSPQEVNLDAETREALLRVMEEPAGDTFHEAQQHVYHLMAKDSYPRFLRSPHCLEALRVP, via the exons atgtgtgtgtgttccagagcAAAGGGGATGCGGGTGAAGTTGAGCCACCTGGCTGACAAACAGGAGTGGACACATCACAAACACAg GGTCCATGAGGACAGGACTCTTCAGGGTCTGGAGTCTCTACTCAACGGCAAGA tTGGCCAGAAAGCTTTCCTCTGGTTCCTGCAGTCTGAGTTCAGTGAGGAGAACCTGCAGTTCTGGTTGGCCTGTGAGGAGTACAGGGTTACCCCCCCATGGCAGCAGGGGGCCAAGGCCCAGTCTATGTACTGCCAGTACATCAACCCTGGTTCACCACAGGAG GTGAACCTGGATGCTGAGACCAGGGAGGCTCTACTGAGAGTGATGGAGGAGCCTGCAGGCGACACATTCCACGAGGCCCAACAACACGTCTACCACCTGATGGCCAAAGACTCTTATCCTCGCTTCCTGCGCTCCCCACACTGCCTGGAGGCCCTTAGGGTTCCTTAG
- the si:ch211-196h16.12 gene encoding regulator of G-protein signaling 13 isoform X2 codes for MRVKLSHLADKQEWTHHKHRVHEDRTLQGLESLLNGKIGQKAFLWFLQSEFSEENLQFWLACEEYRVTPPWQQGAKAQSMYCQYINPGSPQEVNLDAETREALLRVMEEPAGDTFHEAQQHVYHLMAKDSYPRFLRSPHCLEALRVP; via the exons ATGCGGGTGAAGTTGAGCCACCTGGCTGACAAACAGGAGTGGACACATCACAAACACAg GGTCCATGAGGACAGGACTCTTCAGGGTCTGGAGTCTCTACTCAACGGCAAGA tTGGCCAGAAAGCTTTCCTCTGGTTCCTGCAGTCTGAGTTCAGTGAGGAGAACCTGCAGTTCTGGTTGGCCTGTGAGGAGTACAGGGTTACCCCCCCATGGCAGCAGGGGGCCAAGGCCCAGTCTATGTACTGCCAGTACATCAACCCTGGTTCACCACAGGAG GTGAACCTGGATGCTGAGACCAGGGAGGCTCTACTGAGAGTGATGGAGGAGCCTGCAGGCGACACATTCCACGAGGCCCAACAACACGTCTACCACCTGATGGCCAAAGACTCTTATCCTCGCTTCCTGCGCTCCCCACACTGCCTGGAGGCCCTTAGGGTTCCTTAG
- the c2h19orf53 gene encoding leydig cell tumor 10 kDa protein homolog, whose amino-acid sequence MAQGKQKFKAQPGGAKKPQKIKGPRKGGRTIAPKKVKVVQQQQLKKGLEVAIRNKIEEEVTHRASTKLHKRLSVVKGAEVKPTPSKGNNHPSHPAPSTSK is encoded by the exons ATGGCGCAAGGTAAACAGAAGTTCAAAGCGCAACCCGGTGGAGCCAAGAAACCTCAAAAAATCAAAGGTCCCAGAAAAGGAG GGAGGACGATTGCACCAAAGAAGGTGAAAGTGGTACAGCAACAGCAGTTGAAGAAG GGCCTGGAGGTGGCGATCAGGAACAAGATAGAGGAAGAGGTGACTCACAGAGCCAGTACTAAACTCCACAAGAGGCTGAGTGTTGTGAAGGGAGCGGAGGTGAAACCAACCCCCTCTAAAGGAAACAATCATCCCAGCCACCCTGCACCCAGCACCTCCAAATAA